The Ziziphus jujuba cultivar Dongzao chromosome 3, ASM3175591v1 region taagaaataaagaaagctaATGTATTAAATGAAAATCAGACAGAGAACAGAAAACTGTAGATAGAAAAGGAATGGAGTAGTAAATTTATTAGAAGAAGagaattttcagataaaatttgATGAGTCTCCATCAAAGTAACTATATTATTTCCTTTCAGCCTTCAACTACCGAAGTTCCCATTATTGCAAACAATagacaagaaaataaattaatttggaatTGCCCATCTTGAGATTCCAATTGTATCAAAGagatgttttaaaaggaaatattaTATGAGTGCACTATTAGCTATTCTAGATACATgtctatatgtatatttatacacatattCATATTCATATCTTTTCTAGTGCGATAAAGGAGAATATGGTTAGATTTCATGTAATTCTTAGAGCGAAGCAAATATTAACAAGaaaaatttaatgttttctaattaaaaaagaaaaagagagagagagagatttacaGTTTCATTGCCTCGGGTAATCGATTTGAGCCGGGATCTTCCAGGAGTTGAAGGAGCAAAGCCATGGCTACTATGTTGAGATGAACCCTTTCTCTCCCATGAGGGAGAAGAGACTCCATTGCCTTTGCCTCCAATCCTTGCCTGGTAATGTTGGTGTAGAGGTGAGTTTTCAATGCTGCGCTCAGACACTGGATTATGCTGCATAGCCTTTGCAGGACCATTACTAGCGACCCTGCCACCTAAAGGGTGAAGAGGTGAATTAGAAGTGACTCTCCGACCTATGGTTTCATGGTGCAACGAAGAATCAAGAGATCTTCTTGGGCGACTATCTTCCTGACTCAAGTGCTGCTTTTGCTTTGACATTGTTGATTCTCTTTTGATAAGAAGCATTAATTCTTCTGGACCCTTTGGTGCCTCAGGCTGTGCCTTTCCATGTGATCTTAAATGTCCATGGGGTTGCTCACTTAAGGTTATCCCCTGGTCTGCAGTGTCATTATGCAACAAAGAGTTATTTAGTCTCCTTAGATCAGCCTCTTCTCGACTAGTTCGGCGTTCATGCTTTGGGCTTACAATCTCCGGCTCCTTCGATGCCTTTCCTTCAAGCTTTGTTTTAAAAGAAGATGCTTGAACTTGAGTTGAGTTATTTGAAAACATATTGGGTTTAGCTCGAGGATAATTAAGATTCATATTTTCACCAGCTTTAGCCTTACTGGCAGCATCAAAGTAGGCTGAATACTCAacattttcttcactttcccAGTCTCCAAACTTGGGCACATTTGAGCGTTGCTAAAATAATAAGCAAATACATAATAAGGTGAAAAAAAGACACATAGAGAAAACAAGAAACATGTATTCTATCAAGATCCAGACTGATCTGAGTACCATAAATAAGTAAATGCAGAAAAATTCCAAACCATTACTACTACTCGTGTTTGTAGTTGAAAGAAAGATAAAGCATGTACTTCTGTCAAAGTGTTTGTTGGATTAGCTTTATAGTTATACATAGCTAGAATCACTTTGTAGCAATTTACGGCAACCTAAAACAGTAACAGATTGATGATAACTGAACTTGGTATCTAATCATTATACCTAAAGTACGAGAATTGGCAAAAGTTACCAAACAATTTTTATTACCAAGCTTCTTATCATTTATCATTCTCCATTCTCCCCTCTATTTTAGTCGTTTTCCCATATAGAGACATGATACTTCAATGTTGTTCTAGTCTTGCACAGAGAGAAAATGCTACAATCTCATTTTAGCAGTTAATCTCCACCCAAAACACTCTTATGGACTTGACACCTCCATACGAGTTCATAGGTGCCTCCcgtttttaaaacaatatagaACTAAGTTAATGTTATTGACTGGGATCTCTAGGCTAGCATAATTCCATCCTGTGGCAATTCGGATAGAACTATGACTAAAAGGCAAGGCATTTCTTTATTACAGAATTGTTTTGAGATTCAACCAAAGAAAACCTTCACAAGCCATATCTGTCACAAGACTCACAACTATGGATTAGATTTTAACCTTAACGGTCAGATTGAGGTTGCTTTACCCTAGCCAAGGCTAGTTGCATGCACAAGTATGAACTCTCACCTATTACCTACTGAAAATAACAAGTTGATTCTATCAGTAATATTATCAACATATCAAACAAAACTGTTTCAAAAACCTTCTTCCAGAAAATAAAAGACCGTGTCTAAAGTGTATCTCAGATGAGCAGCTTTCCTCCacgaaagcaaaataataaactCCATAACATGCACAATAGATCATGAGTTTCTTTAGAATTTCAAGAAacgggaaagaaaggaaaacatgTTTTAAACTGAACAATCTCTTTAGGACGAGAAATGTCACCTCCcttttgattaaaataaagttaaaattacgCGACCTTCAAACAAGAATTAAAATTCATGCATAGAAAGCTTATGTGCAGATAGTAACCTAGAAAAGCTCAATAACCAAACTTTCTAATTCAAGAAAAGGCTAACATTCAACCTAAAAacccataatttatataatgcttTTCCGCACTCTAAGTTTCGAACACAGCCTCTGATTACCATAGAGATATTTATTGATTCACATCATATCCATCCCTGTCCAATACTCTTCACTAGGATAAAAAAAGAAGTCTATGATAGAGTAGATACCTATAACAAAATTGCTAAGTACAAGAATCCAGAACCATTCTAATCACggctaatataaaataatataaccaagGTGAGCTTATGTCCagctaataatataaatataaatatagaatcTAGCTTATTTCCAATAATATCCAAAGCAGAGCTTCAATTTCTAATATCCTGAAGTAAAATAACCAAGATGATAGATCACACAATCCATGTAACCAACTTTAGAGACTTCAATTCCCAGCTGAATTTTGAAAATCACTACcatattagagagagagagagagagagagagagagagagagagagagagaagcaaaaACTCATCTGAATTTCCAAACTATAAAGTTTCCGATCCAACCACAAAAACCATATACACGTAAACacattatatatcaattttaagaCTCAGACAACTACAAACATATCGAAGAAAGACAAACCCATTATGGAAAACAGATAAATTTGTCAAACATAGAAAGCCATGAACTTAGAAAATTAATACCCAGTAAAACAAACGTAAAAGGAacatagaaatttcaaaaagaaacaaagaccgtaagaaagaaatggaaaaaaaaaaaaaaaaaaaaaggggaaaaaagataCTCAACTGCCATCAGTTTCAGACAAAGCTTAATTTGGATGTATACCAAATCCCAATGAGAAAAGAAGTTGCTAATAAATGCAATCAAACAACTTTTACCAGCTTCACAAGAGAAAGAAACTTTCTAAAAGTAAAGTTTCTTCATCAGAGCCAACAAACGAGAAGACGaagtggaaaaattaatttgacccattaaaaaataaaataaaataaaaaataacaaaagcgCTTTACCCTTGACCATAGTCAGCTCTCTCAaagttttcttcttcatctttttcgTTATTTGTAATCATAGATTTGATCCGGTTGTAAATTTATTAagattacactttttaaattgaAGATTTGAATCTTAACTAGGATGAAAAAGTAAtgataatataatttcaaaatttaatggtctttaaaataaaaaaaattatcacatcttttatatatgaattttagaAACTACAAGTCCAAAATCTATGGAATTATTTGCTTGGATGAAAATAATCCTCCCTTgtttatcataataatataaaaataaaaataaaaaaatctttctcGTTATTTTAATTATCTGAACTAACCCCAGTTCCACATTTGCCTAAGGCACCCACTTTCAGTGACTtagaaaaacatattttatagTAAATAAATCGAAATAAAAACGacatcaaagaaaataaaatacccATGTGGATGGCAATCAATCACATTATCCTTTAattcaaagttttaatttttaaaaaataatattagaggTAACAAGTAAATCTATCAagatttttttaagcaaaaattttttttttttcttacaaaaattttttgtatgaaaCACCATACCTTgtattaatatttcattaatttattcttttaaaagctCATTTATCcataattaaattatactaATATATTAATCATAAAAAAGTTAACATATTTCAATtgatatttatatgttatttatttattttttggtagttATTCATATGTAATTGCTGACTGAAATGCAGTATTAAAATtcacaatttaattacaaacagattttaaaaattaaaagtcaaacCTTAAAAGTTAGAATAGAAATTAAGAGGGTTTAAGGGGAAATGAGGTTTAGTGAATTGGTGAAGATGCCGTGGATAGGTATGAGAAATTTGTGTTTATGATCAGCTGGATAGATTAAACCCACATCAAAACTCATTCTCATAAATTCTTGGTTGAttgattttgattataaaatcaCTTTCTATGACAAAATCTTACATTTTAGGTTAGATTTTGATACGTCACTTagccagaaaagaaaaaacataagcAGTGATGTCACTTGGataagtttttggttttttgtatattttttattagaaaaactgATCATTTATCAACTTTTATGGACAATATACACTAAATTAattgttcttttttaattattattaaaagataaaaatattgtttgagtattttttttcctaccaatttcattttggaaatttataaattaagctAGCATTGTTCATATAATATGCTTACGAGTTATatgttctttttcctttttgttttattttatatttttaaacatgatTATGTATTAGATGAGTGTGGTACTTCAGTTGATAAAAGCAATCTTATCTATATCTATTGGAAGACAATGAATGCTTACGAACATGTAAtcagtccaaaaaaaaaaaaaatgcttacgTGTTACATTATATGACCAATTCCACCAAAACCTAACA contains the following coding sequences:
- the LOC107422274 gene encoding uncharacterized protein LOC107422274 isoform X2, whose translation is MNLNYPRAKPNMFSNNSTQVQASSFKTKLEGKASKEPEIVSPKHERRTSREEADLRRLNNSLLHNDTADQGITLSEQPHGHLRSHGKAQPEAPKGPEELMLLIKRESTMSKQKQHLSQEDSRPRRSLDSSLHHETIGRRVTSNSPLHPLGGRVASNGPAKAMQHNPVSERSIENSPLHQHYQARIGGKGNGVSSPSWERKGSSQHSSHGFAPSTPGRSRLKSITRGNETPDHGSAVPKFGDWDDSNPASGEGYTKIFNLVREEKQNEAGRGPVLTNGTSHSNGQVQYSNENTKSQRCCCFTWRKT
- the LOC107422274 gene encoding RPM1-interacting protein 4 isoform X1: MAQRSNVPKFGDWESEENVEYSAYFDAASKAKAGENMNLNYPRAKPNMFSNNSTQVQASSFKTKLEGKASKEPEIVSPKHERRTSREEADLRRLNNSLLHNDTADQGITLSEQPHGHLRSHGKAQPEAPKGPEELMLLIKRESTMSKQKQHLSQEDSRPRRSLDSSLHHETIGRRVTSNSPLHPLGGRVASNGPAKAMQHNPVSERSIENSPLHQHYQARIGGKGNGVSSPSWERKGSSQHSSHGFAPSTPGRSRLKSITRGNETPDHGSAVPKFGDWDDSNPASGEGYTKIFNLVREEKQNEAGRGPVLTNGTSHSNGQVQYSNENTKSQRCCCFTWRKT